The following coding sequences lie in one Dunckerocampus dactyliophorus isolate RoL2022-P2 chromosome 4, RoL_Ddac_1.1, whole genome shotgun sequence genomic window:
- the unm_hu7912 gene encoding apical junction component 1 homolog produces the protein MKMTRTHPPDLLATTLHRDIPLYPTTKHAVSPHSSLQCDLKMIDKPEIINKRHCRSFDFLESLDEAQSVSSPMAYPFKRAEQQTLNKDLTWNGLDQQGHLRFSSPDLFNSRQIQQHATQDKSSHLTWSDSVNRKRSRSAPRIKSTLTPVPISVSPLETSKEKDAPQAPSDTLRASATQREGYSSNRAFLNEVHPIKLQPPLYVSDCFDEDKSDKTAITPHVRCRVDIKPDAAVLQHTSRQVPNLRPERHPWQRYSQASSSRGLYVPRQIISSPTPTPSECYSGDFRQGYHYTTSISPLSYQHLDMYRMPSPVTPYLNQEQRAYSNPNIPTKFFYTEDPVRYPVHPYSRAYFQDDRSSLASRGSTMTSQYDPRNRWVHTLPLRSYYTDHFSNQEPAHSVYSTPYSTSEAGSYFSQTPTSSYYGDDHRFNPYHQSCTSLYYNKPCNTFEERYFPSRQYHTEGRRRPRMSQAFSDDWYRSSISGYSNQSSQLTPPRVRTDPGIPPWYSTYGTETSKLGAESKNHSKSWDNILYPHHEREQSVPRGRSYENLFYQASHGASPNVTSQPVILNLSSSPKRYAALSLSETSLERGPSNPWKNTKSGHWFVTPEITITDNDICAGNSERLGVHPVNWNTLENEKKAAPRVMDVKKSFNTEMTKERKHNVSLQQSLEQLDELLADLVVDYKPPTSRKSSGDFLDQLKQLITEDNVKVRESSEIENLECLNTQLPSSKSSPDTIKDLDSGCDALQRSAEECSPDHSVEDEDETMVCANNKCKHSESMFNACLYYKSCHSCYTFYCSRNCRRDDWETHKENCLYGRVSSVCRHTLKFCRENAEIHKAFSRIAKAGYLSRGRGVLFLGFANPETADNFLQVGLESLVMSPTYLSLRELDGFKDNLGEYCKDLQQAGNEYDPSECFLLNVSIAVGELVPNRPSPRVQTPTVRKYAKVSLASSSPDKKLVKKDSEIETLILTPPPGTPDIDQEGEEGRKAREVCFVNIQRELRIRGVFLRHEYPKIYNQLCEFVETNKRFTPTTIYPIDKRTGKQFMCMIMAASEPRTLDWVGTPNLLDDII, from the coding sequence ATGAAGATGACCAGAACACATCCCCCTGATCTTCTGGCAACAACACTGCACCGGGACATTCCTCTATATCCAACCACCAAACACGCAGTTTCTCCTCACTCTTCTTTGCAATGTGACTTGAAGATGATTGATAAACCAGAAATCATTAACAAAAGACACTGCCGCAGCTTTGACTTTCTTGAATCACTGGACGAGGCCCAGTCAGTCTCTTCACCGATGGCGTATCCTTTTAAGCGAGCAGAACAGCAGACATTAAACAAAGACCTAACATGGAATGGACTAGATCAACAAGGACATCTTCGCTTCTCATCTCCAGATCTGTTTAACTCCAGGCAAATTCAGCAGCATGCCACCCAAGACAAAAGCAGCCATCTTACATGGTCAGATTCTGTAAATAGAAAAAGATCTAGAAGTGCACCTAGAATCAAATCCACCCTGACTCCTGTGCCCATCTCAGTGTCTCCTCTGGAGACCAGCAAGGAAAAGGACGCGCCACAGGCACCATCAGATACTTTGAGGGCCTCTGCGACTCAAAGAGAAGGTTATTCCTCCAACAGGGCTTTTTTGAATGAGGTCCACCCGATCAAACTGCAACCCCCTCTCTACGTCTCTGATTGTTTTGACGAGGATAAATCAGACAAAACAGCCATAACCCCTCACGTCAGGTGCCGTGTGGACATTAAACCAGATGCTGCTGTACTTCAACACACATCCAGACAGGTTCCCAACCTACGGCCTGAACGTCACCCTTGGCAGAGATATTCACAGGCCAGTAGCAGCCGGGGTTTGTATGTTCCTCGGCAGATTATCTCCTCACCCACACCGACTCCAAGTGAATGCTACAGTGGAGATTTCAGACAGGGATATCACTACACCACCAGCATTTCTCCCCTCTCTTACCAGCATCTAGACATGTACAGAATGCCCTCACCAGTAACACCATATCTAAATCAGGAACAAAGAGCTTACTCTAACCCAAACATCCCCACAAAATTTTTCTATACAGAGGACCCTGTTCGATATCCAGTACATCCCTATTCTAGAGCTTACTTTCAGGATGATAGATCCAGTTTAGCCAGCCGTGGTAGTACTATGACGAGTCAGTACGATCCAAGGAATCGATGGGTGCATACCCTTCCTCTCAGGTCATATTACACAGACCATTTTTCTAATCAAGAGCCAGCACACTCTGTATATAGCACACCCTACTCTACAAGTGAGGCAGGGTCATACTTCTCTCAAACCCCCACGAGCTCTTACTATGGCGATGATCACCGCTTCAATCCATACCACCAAAGTTGTACCAGTTTGTATTATAACAAGCCGTGTAACACTTTCGAGGAGCGGTACTTTCCATCGAGGCAATACCACACTGAAGGCCGCCGACGGCCCCGAATGTCGCAGGCTTTTTCAGATGACTGGTATCGCTCAAGTATATCTGGTTATTCTAACCAGTCTTCTCAGCTCACACCACCAAGAGTAAGAACAGACCCTGGTATACCCCCATGGTATAGTACTTATGGCACAGAGACAAGTAAATTAGGGGCAGAGTCCAAAAACCACTCCAAGTCTTGGGATAATATTCTATATCCCCACCATGAGAGAGAACAATCAGTGCCTCGTGGACGAAGCTATGAGAATCTGTTTTACCAAGCAAGCCATGGGGCTTCTCCCAATGTCACATCTCAACCTGTTATCCTTAATCTATCAAGTTCACCAAAGCGCTACGCTGCCTTGTCTCTCTCTGAGACCTCTTTAGAGAGAGGCCCGAGCAATCCGTGGAAGAATACCAAGAGCGGCCACTGGTTTGTGACCCCTGAGATCACCATAACTGACAATGACATATGCGCAGGCAACAGTGAGCGGCTTGGCGTGCACCCTGTCAACTGGAATACCctggaaaatgaaaagaaagcCGCTCCAAGAGTGATGGATGTCAAGAAGTCTTTCAACACAGAAATGAccaaagaaaggaaacacaacgTGTCCCTTCAGCAGAGTCTAGAGCAGCTTGATGAGTTGTTAGCTGACTTGGTTGTTGATTACAAACCACCAACCAGCAGGAAGTCCAGTGGGGACTTTTTGGATCAGCTTAAACAACTGATTACTGAAGATAATGTAAAAGTCAGGGAATCTTCTGAGATTGAAAATCTTGAATGTCTGAATACTCAACTCCCGTCTTCTAAATCCAGTCCTGACACAATCAAAGACCTTGATAGTGGATGTGATGCTTTACAAAGAAGCGCAGAAGAATGTTCTCCAGACCACAGCGTGGAGGACGAAGACGAAACCATGGTGTGTGCTAACAACAAATGCAAACATTCAGAAAGTATGTTCAATGCATGCTTGTACTACAAATCATGTCACAGTTGCTACACGTTTTACTGCTCACGAAACTGCCGCAGGGATGACTGGGAGACCCACAAAGAAAACTGTCTGTACGGCCGTGTGAGTAGTGTGTGTCGGCACACACTCAAGTTCTGCAGAGAAAATGCAGAGATTCATAAAGCCTTCTCTCGTATTGCTAAAGCTGGTTACCTCTCCAGAGGGCGAGGTGTCCTCTTTTTGGGTTTCGCCAATCCAGAGACGGCTGATAACTTTCTGCAGGTTGGGCTTGAGAGCCTTGTCATGTCACCCACATACCTATCCCTCAGAGAGCTGGATGGCTTTAAGGACAACCTGGGTGAATACTGCAAGGATTTGCAGCAAGCTGGTAATGAATATGACCCCAGTGAATGTTTCCTCTTGAATGTATCCATAGCTGTCGGTGAACTAGTGCCTAATAGACCATCACCAAGGGTCCAAACACCAACAGTTCGAAAATATGCAAAGGTATCCTTGGCTTCTTCAAGCCCAGATAAAAAGCTTGTGAAGAAGGATAGTGAAATTGAAACTCTCATTCTTACACCACCCCCTGGAACGCCGGACATTGATCAAGAGGGAGAGGAGGGAAGAAAAGCCAGAGAGGTGTGCTTTGTAAACATTCAGCGTGAGCTGAGGATCAGGGGAGTATTCCTTCGCCATGAGTACCCCAAAATCTATAATCAGCTATGTGAGTTTGTGGAGACCAACAAAAGGTTCACTCCAACAACTATTTACCCAATAGATAAGAGAACGGGGAAACAATTCATGTGCATGATTATGGCCGCATCAGAGCCGAGAACATTAGACTGGGTGGGCACCCCCAATCTGTTGGATGATATTATTTAG